The Luteimonas sp. YGD11-2 genome has a window encoding:
- a CDS encoding efflux RND transporter permease subunit: MARFFIDRPIFAWVIAIIIMLAGILSITSLPVSMYPTVAPPAIEISATYPGASAQVLEDSVTQVIEQNMKGLDGLMYFSSQSSSNGMATITLTFESGTDPDIAQVQVQNKLQLAMPLLPQDVQRQGVNVAKSMSGFLQVIGFVSDDGSMDEVDIADYVAANVVDPLSRVPGVGNIQVFGGKYAMRIWLDPNKLHTYRLSIPEVTTAIRAQNAQVAIGSLGGAPAIDGQQINATINAQDRLQTPEQFRDIVVRSDADGSVLRLGDIARVEMGTELYEFTSRYNGEPATGVAISMSTGANALDTAAGVRSALDELEPYFPAGMKVVVPFDTTPFVRVSIKSVVTTLIEAIVLVFLVMYLFLQNFRATLIPTIAVPVVLLGTFGVLAALGFSVNMLTMFAMVLAIGLLVDDAIVVVENVERIMTEEGLSPLEATRKSMDQITGALVGIGVVLSAVFVPMAFMSGSTGVIYRQFSVTIVSAMALSVLVAIVLTPALCATMLKPLKKGEHHDSGGGRMARFFAWFNRGFDATSGRYRRGVRAIVSRPRRWMMVFAAMVVVMGVLFMRLPTSFLPDEDQGVLMAMVQTPVGATQERTMRSIEALEQHFLHNETDAVESVFAVQGFSFAGMGQNTGMAFVKLKDWDQRSDASLSASAVAGRGMGALSRIKDAFIFVFAPPAMPELGVAAGYSFFLQDNGAQGHEALLDARNQLLGMAGQSGLLANVRPNGQEDTPQLRIDVDVARAGALGLTQDAINATLATAWGGQYIDDFIDRGRVKRVYVQSDAQFRMTPEDFNQWSVKNSAGEMVPFSAFGSWDWDYGSPRLERYNGVPAMEIQGEAAPGVSSGDAMAEIERLAAQLPPGFAIEWTALSYQEREAGSQTPLLYTMSLLIVFLCLAALYESWKVPTSVLLAAPIGILGAALAATVFGLDRDVYFQVAMLTTVGLVSKNAILIVEFAKQNLEAGMEVIEATMQAVRDRLRPIVMTSLAFGLGVTPLALSSGAGSGAQNAIGTSVLGGMIVGTLFGLFLIPLFFVVVQKVFGGRRRPAVTAPAVAGSPEPGATAP; the protein is encoded by the coding sequence ATGGCACGTTTCTTCATCGATCGCCCGATCTTCGCCTGGGTCATCGCGATCATCATCATGCTGGCCGGCATCCTGTCGATCACCAGCCTGCCGGTGTCGATGTATCCCACGGTGGCTCCGCCCGCGATCGAGATCAGCGCCACCTACCCCGGCGCCTCGGCGCAGGTGCTCGAGGACTCGGTGACCCAGGTCATCGAGCAGAACATGAAGGGCCTCGACGGGCTGATGTACTTCTCGTCGCAGTCGTCGTCCAACGGCATGGCGACGATCACCCTGACCTTCGAGAGCGGCACCGACCCGGACATCGCCCAGGTGCAGGTGCAGAACAAGCTGCAGCTGGCGATGCCACTGTTGCCGCAGGACGTGCAGCGCCAGGGCGTGAACGTCGCCAAGTCGATGTCGGGCTTCCTGCAGGTGATCGGCTTCGTCTCCGACGACGGCTCGATGGACGAGGTCGACATCGCCGACTACGTGGCCGCCAACGTCGTCGACCCGCTCAGCCGCGTGCCCGGCGTGGGCAACATCCAGGTGTTCGGCGGCAAGTACGCCATGCGCATCTGGCTCGACCCCAACAAGCTGCACACCTACCGGCTGTCGATCCCGGAAGTCACCACCGCGATCCGCGCGCAGAACGCGCAGGTGGCGATCGGTTCGCTGGGCGGCGCGCCGGCCATCGATGGCCAGCAGATCAACGCCACCATCAACGCCCAGGACCGCCTGCAGACGCCGGAGCAGTTCCGCGACATCGTCGTGCGCAGCGATGCCGACGGCTCGGTGCTGCGGCTGGGCGACATCGCCCGTGTGGAAATGGGCACCGAACTCTACGAGTTCACCTCGCGCTACAACGGCGAGCCGGCCACCGGCGTGGCGATCTCGATGTCGACCGGCGCCAACGCGCTCGACACCGCGGCCGGGGTCCGTAGCGCGCTCGACGAGCTGGAACCGTATTTCCCGGCGGGCATGAAGGTGGTGGTGCCGTTCGACACCACGCCGTTCGTGCGGGTGTCGATCAAGAGCGTGGTGACCACGCTGATCGAAGCCATCGTGCTGGTGTTCCTGGTGATGTACCTGTTCCTGCAGAACTTCCGCGCCACCCTGATCCCGACGATCGCGGTGCCGGTGGTGCTGCTGGGCACCTTCGGCGTGCTCGCGGCGCTGGGCTTCTCGGTCAACATGCTGACGATGTTCGCGATGGTGCTGGCGATCGGGCTGCTGGTCGACGACGCCATCGTGGTCGTGGAGAACGTCGAACGCATCATGACCGAGGAGGGCCTGTCGCCACTGGAGGCCACCCGCAAGTCGATGGACCAGATCACCGGCGCGCTGGTCGGTATCGGCGTGGTGCTGTCGGCGGTGTTCGTGCCGATGGCCTTCATGTCGGGCTCGACCGGTGTCATCTACCGGCAGTTCTCGGTGACGATCGTGTCGGCGATGGCGCTGTCGGTGCTGGTGGCGATCGTGCTGACCCCGGCGCTGTGCGCGACCATGCTCAAGCCGCTGAAGAAGGGCGAGCACCACGACAGCGGCGGCGGGCGCATGGCGCGCTTCTTCGCCTGGTTCAACCGCGGCTTCGACGCCACCAGCGGCAGATACCGCCGTGGCGTGCGCGCGATCGTCTCGCGCCCCAGGCGCTGGATGATGGTGTTCGCCGCGATGGTGGTGGTGATGGGCGTGCTGTTCATGCGCCTGCCGACCTCGTTCCTGCCCGACGAGGACCAGGGCGTGCTGATGGCGATGGTGCAGACCCCGGTCGGCGCCACCCAGGAACGCACGATGCGCTCGATCGAGGCGCTGGAGCAGCACTTCCTGCACAACGAGACGGACGCGGTGGAATCGGTGTTCGCGGTGCAGGGCTTCAGCTTCGCGGGCATGGGCCAGAACACCGGCATGGCCTTCGTCAAGCTCAAGGACTGGGACCAGCGCAGCGACGCGTCGCTCAGCGCGTCGGCCGTGGCCGGCCGCGGCATGGGCGCGCTGAGCCGGATCAAGGACGCCTTCATCTTCGTGTTCGCGCCGCCGGCGATGCCGGAACTGGGCGTCGCCGCCGGCTACTCGTTCTTCCTGCAGGACAACGGCGCGCAGGGCCACGAGGCGCTGCTGGATGCACGCAACCAGCTGCTGGGCATGGCGGGGCAGAGCGGGCTGCTGGCCAACGTGCGCCCCAACGGCCAGGAGGACACGCCGCAGCTGCGCATCGATGTCGACGTCGCCCGCGCCGGCGCGCTGGGCCTGACCCAGGACGCCATCAACGCAACGCTCGCCACCGCGTGGGGCGGCCAGTACATCGACGACTTCATCGACCGTGGCCGGGTCAAGCGGGTCTATGTGCAGTCCGATGCGCAGTTCCGCATGACCCCGGAGGACTTCAACCAGTGGTCGGTGAAGAACAGTGCCGGCGAGATGGTGCCGTTCTCCGCGTTCGGCAGCTGGGACTGGGACTACGGTTCGCCGCGCCTGGAGCGCTACAACGGCGTGCCGGCGATGGAGATCCAGGGCGAGGCCGCGCCCGGCGTGTCCTCGGGTGACGCGATGGCCGAGATCGAACGCCTCGCCGCGCAGCTGCCGCCGGGCTTCGCGATCGAGTGGACCGCGCTGTCCTACCAGGAACGCGAGGCCGGTTCGCAGACGCCGCTGCTCTACACCATGTCGCTGCTGATCGTGTTCCTGTGCCTGGCCGCGCTGTACGAGAGCTGGAAGGTGCCGACCTCGGTGCTGCTGGCGGCGCCGATCGGCATCCTCGGTGCGGCGCTGGCGGCGACGGTGTTCGGCCTGGACCGCGACGTCTACTTCCAGGTGGCGATGCTCACCACGGTAGGGCTGGTCAGCAAGAACGCGATCCTGATCGTTGAGTTCGCCAAGCAGAACCTGGAAGCCGGCATGGAGGTGATCGAGGCGACCATGCAGGCGGTGCGCGACCGCCTGCGGCCGATCGTCATGACCTCGCTGGCGTTCGGTCTCGGCGTTACCCCGCTGGCGCTGTCGTCGGGTGCCGGTTCCGGCGCGCAGAACGCGATCGGCACCAGCGTGCTCGGCGGCATGATCGTCGGCACCCTGTTCGGGCTGTTCCTGATCCCGCTGTTCTTCGTGGTGGTGCAGAAGGTGTTCGGCGGCCGGCGCAGGCCGGCGGTGACGGCACCGGCCGTGGCAGGATCGCCGGAGCCGGGCGCCACCGCGCCCTGA